GCGCACGACGCTGTAGGCTGCCCAGGGCGGACAGGGACGAGATCGAGAGCGGcacgggggaggaggggcagaggcggGTGAAACACGAAATGTGCCGGCGACTATGACGGAAGGAAGGACGCTGGGATACAGAGAAGCGCAGGCAGCAACCCACGACACTTGCCTTGAACAACTCCTCGAGAGCGCAAGCATATCCCCTTGCCCCCGGTTGCTCCACCCGCCACTGtgcactcccccccccccttcctctcttttctcAGCATTCCTCACGATGTCACAAAGGCAACACAGCGCAAGCTGCGCGGCCAGCACTGCAACTCCCAGCAGCCCAACCAGCGCCAGAAGATCAGTATCCGCCGCCTGCATCACCACAGCCGACCCCACTTTAGACACTGACAGTGCAAGCAAACGGCTCAGCGGAAGCGTCACCCCCTTCCAAGTCCGGCAGCCGCATACGCCCGTGCAAAACcgtcagcgcctcctgcgccgcacTCGAATTCACCGACCGTTACTACCGGCCACAAGGCTGACGCGATTAGAGCATTGCACGGTCTCGGAGCCTTCGTCGTCACCGTGGGCCATCTGCTCGAGATTGTGATCATTGCCGCAGCTTTCGCGGTGGTCATCGCAGGCGCACATGTTGTTGCAGCCGTAGTCATGAGCAGCATTGTGGTTGCAGTCTAAGAGGTGCACGCGTTGGCTGTCGAGCAATCCGCGGCCAAGAGGCTGTCATCGACTCGGATGCCATAGAGAAAAGTGTGAGACACCCACGCGTTCGGAACACAGCCGCACAAGTTGTTGCGCTCCACGGACACACCGTACAGCGTCTGGGCAGACGCCCACTCCTCTGGAAGGGGGCCGGTCAGATTGTTGTCCGTCAGCGTGATGGAGCTGACCTTCCGCAGACTCCCCCACGTCGGCGGCAATGTGCCGGTCAGCCGATTTCCCCTGGCCTCAATGATCGTCAGCTGCGGTGCGCTGCCCCACGACGAGGGGAGGGTTCCGGTCAGATTGTTGTCATTCAGGCACGCCCACGTCATGTAGCGCAGACTGCTCCACGCCTCAGGAATGGTGCCCGTCAGCTCGTTGCGGTACAGCAGGAACCACTTCGCCGACTTCATCTTCGCCCACTCCGGCGGCAGGGTGCCCGTCAGCGAGTTCGAGTACAGGGAGATGTACTCGACGTGCGTCAGGCTCCCCCAgctcgccggcagcgtgcccTTCAATGTGCCCTTGCCGTAGCTGAGATTGATGGAGGTGACCAGCACATATTTGCCAACAGTGTCAGAGGACATCtccggcagccgcaccatGGCTCTCTCATCCAGGTACAGGTTCACGCCCTTGCTCGTGCACTCAGAGTAGACCCACTCGCAGAAGTCC
This Leishmania major strain Friedlin complete genome, chromosome 31 DNA region includes the following protein-coding sequences:
- a CDS encoding surface membrane protein gp46-like protein → MMPMLLLRGAMQRPRAALLAVALTLCLLLAPVRGADSPFTQYKAVQKANTRKFLQAFVDANPLLEKLPSVDFCEWVYSECTSKGVNLYLDERAMVRLPEMSSDTVGKYVLVTSINLSYGKGTLKGTLPASWGSLTHVEYISLYSNSLTGTLPPEWAKMKSAKWFLLYRNELTGTIPEAWSSLRYMTWACLNDNNLTGTLPSSWGSAPQLTIIEARGNRLTGTLPPTWGSLRKVSSITLTDNNLTGPLPEEWASAQTLYGVSVERNNLCGCVPNAWVSHTFLYGIRVDDSLLAADCSTANACTS